A genomic stretch from Spongiibacter nanhainus includes:
- a CDS encoding acyl-CoA thioesterase, producing the protein MSDLALARDHYYWFTPITTRWMDNDIYGHVNNVTYYSYFDTIANRFLIERGGLDIQHADVIGYVVSSQCNYRSAIAFPQSIEGGFRVNKIGNSSVEYGLAIFAEGEDQASAHGSFTHVFVDRNSERPQAIPEALRAALESVLVVA; encoded by the coding sequence GTGTCAGATTTGGCCTTAGCCCGAGACCACTATTATTGGTTTACCCCCATTACCACCCGCTGGATGGATAACGATATCTACGGGCACGTTAACAACGTCACCTACTACTCCTACTTTGATACGATCGCCAACCGGTTTTTGATAGAGCGTGGCGGCCTGGATATCCAGCATGCCGATGTTATTGGCTATGTTGTCAGTTCGCAGTGCAACTACCGCAGCGCCATCGCCTTCCCCCAGTCTATCGAGGGGGGCTTTCGAGTAAATAAAATTGGCAATTCATCGGTGGAATACGGATTGGCTATTTTTGCGGAAGGAGAAGACCAGGCCAGTGCTCACGGCAGCTTTACTCATGTGTTTGTCGACCGAAACAGCGAGCGCCCGCAAGCGATTCCAGAGGCTTTGCGTGCAGCACTGGAAAGCGTGCTGGTGGTTGCTTAG
- a CDS encoding biotin/lipoyl-containing protein codes for MIEVKIPEDLWTDTTEGALTNWYFESGDRVAPGDLVADIMVAKAVFEIEAPAAGILRRCVQVDDVVKGGDLVATIVAE; via the coding sequence ATGATTGAAGTAAAAATTCCTGAGGACTTATGGACTGATACTACAGAGGGTGCACTGACAAACTGGTACTTTGAAAGTGGCGATAGGGTAGCTCCGGGCGACCTGGTGGCCGATATCATGGTGGCGAAAGCGGTGTTTGAAATTGAAGCCCCGGCGGCGGGCATCCTTCGCCGCTGCGTTCAGGTTGATGACGTTGTCAAAGGGGGCGACCTTGTGGCGACGATTGTGGCAGAGTAG
- a CDS encoding iron-containing alcohol dehydrogenase — MSIFQFSTTSSLVSGPGSIEELADICRRLGITHPLVVCDRGVVEAGLLSSLETVLAQHALPYQLFSDVIADPPETVIQAGLQTAVDAEVDGVIGFGGGSSLDTAKLVALLARSGESLPTIYGVDQSRGPRLPLIQIPTTAGTGSEVTPVAIVTTGDSTKAGVVSPQLLPDAAILDGALTTSLPPFVTACTGVDAMVHAVEAYTSVIKKNPYSDMLAEKALLLMSRNIHRVFTEGADLEARQAMLLGACLAGQAFANAPVGAVHALAYPLGGHYHIPHGLSNSLVLPHVLRFNIEQAAPLYARLLDIVAPEATASSSTEKAEQFACYFEGLIDDLSLPSTLSAADVPEKDLAMLASEAMLQTRLLVNNPRQVLETDALSIYQQAY, encoded by the coding sequence ATGTCGATATTTCAGTTCTCCACCACCAGTTCCCTCGTCAGTGGTCCCGGCAGCATCGAAGAGCTCGCCGACATCTGCCGTCGACTGGGAATCACCCACCCGCTAGTCGTATGTGATCGAGGTGTTGTTGAGGCTGGCTTGCTGAGCAGCCTGGAAACGGTATTGGCCCAGCACGCCTTGCCTTATCAGCTGTTCAGCGACGTTATCGCCGACCCGCCCGAGACGGTTATCCAGGCTGGCCTGCAAACAGCTGTGGACGCCGAGGTCGACGGTGTTATCGGCTTTGGCGGCGGCAGCTCGCTGGATACTGCCAAGCTGGTTGCGCTGCTGGCTCGGTCTGGGGAGTCGCTGCCTACTATTTACGGTGTGGACCAAAGCCGGGGGCCCCGACTGCCCCTTATCCAGATTCCCACCACCGCAGGCACCGGGTCAGAAGTCACACCGGTGGCTATTGTCACTACCGGTGATAGCACCAAAGCCGGGGTAGTCTCACCGCAGCTGCTGCCCGACGCCGCCATACTGGACGGCGCCTTGACCACCAGCCTGCCCCCCTTCGTGACGGCCTGCACTGGGGTCGATGCGATGGTTCATGCCGTCGAGGCCTATACCAGCGTCATCAAAAAGAACCCCTACTCGGATATGTTGGCCGAGAAAGCACTGCTGCTAATGTCCCGCAACATACACCGGGTATTCACAGAGGGCGCGGACCTGGAGGCCCGTCAGGCCATGCTGCTGGGCGCTTGCCTGGCTGGACAGGCCTTTGCCAATGCGCCCGTGGGCGCGGTGCATGCCCTCGCCTATCCGCTGGGTGGTCACTATCATATCCCCCACGGACTCAGTAACTCCCTGGTCCTACCCCATGTGCTGCGGTTTAACATCGAGCAGGCGGCCCCGCTCTACGCCAGGCTTCTGGATATCGTCGCACCCGAGGCCACCGCCTCTTCAAGCACGGAAAAAGCAGAGCAGTTTGCTTGCTATTTCGAAGGGCTTATCGACGATTTATCTTTACCATCGACTCTGAGTGCGGCGGATGTGCCCGAGAAGGATTTAGCCATGCTTGCTAGCGAGGCCATGTTGCAGACCCGCCTGCTGGTTAACAACCCCCGGCAAGTTCTGGAGACAGACGCCTTGTCGATATATCAACAGGCATACTAA
- the msrP gene encoding protein-methionine-sulfoxide reductase catalytic subunit MsrP: protein MLIRPPADIPSSEITPESVYLKRRDIMKGIAAASALGALGGAAPALASSQSLASLDYSAVSKKSDNPFFADETLTPYEDVTNYNNFYEFGTNKSDPAKYASALTTDPWSITVEGEAAKTGTYQLEDVLKWMTLEERIYRLRCVEAWSMVIPWVGFPLADLIKRFEPTSDAKYVEFVTAVRRDEMRGVRSAFSVIDWPYVEGLRMDEAMHPLTLMSVGLYGKVLPNQNGAPIRLVVPWKYGFKSIKSIVAIRFRKTMPRTSWVGIAPDEYGFYANVNPNVDHPRWSQRYERRLPNSLLKPNRIKTQMFNGYEEQVASLYKGMNLRRYY from the coding sequence ATGCTTATCCGTCCACCTGCCGATATTCCCAGCAGTGAAATCACCCCCGAGTCGGTGTACCTGAAGCGCCGCGATATTATGAAAGGCATCGCTGCCGCCTCGGCGCTGGGAGCGCTGGGAGGCGCGGCGCCGGCGCTGGCGTCGAGCCAGTCATTGGCGTCCTTGGATTACAGCGCCGTGTCCAAAAAGTCCGACAACCCCTTCTTTGCTGATGAGACCTTGACGCCCTACGAGGATGTCACCAACTACAACAACTTTTATGAGTTTGGCACCAACAAATCCGATCCAGCCAAGTACGCCTCGGCACTGACCACCGACCCGTGGTCGATCACGGTTGAAGGGGAGGCCGCAAAGACCGGGACCTATCAGCTCGAGGACGTCCTGAAGTGGATGACCCTGGAGGAGCGCATTTACCGGCTGCGCTGTGTGGAGGCCTGGTCAATGGTGATTCCCTGGGTAGGCTTCCCACTGGCTGACCTTATCAAGCGCTTCGAGCCCACCTCAGACGCCAAGTATGTTGAATTTGTCACCGCCGTGCGCCGGGATGAGATGCGCGGGGTGCGCAGCGCCTTCTCGGTGATCGATTGGCCCTACGTAGAGGGGCTGCGCATGGACGAAGCCATGCATCCGCTGACACTGATGAGTGTCGGGCTCTATGGCAAAGTACTACCCAACCAAAATGGCGCGCCGATCCGCCTGGTCGTGCCGTGGAAGTACGGCTTTAAAAGCATCAAGTCCATTGTGGCTATTCGCTTCCGCAAAACCATGCCCCGCACCTCCTGGGTGGGGATCGCCCCCGATGAATATGGCTTCTATGCCAATGTGAACCCCAATGTGGACCATCCGCGCTGGAGTCAGCGCTATGAGCGGCGTTTGCCCAATAGCCTGCTGAAACCCAACCGCATCAAAACGCAGATGTTCAATGGCTATGAAGAGCAGGTCGCGTCCCTTTACAAGGGCATGAACCTGCGCCGCTACTACTGA
- a CDS encoding sulfite oxidase heme-binding subunit YedZ: MVALREAQQRVGKPLLFVLCLLPFGLLAWAAVGDSLGPDPVKTLIHTTGEWSIRFLLITLAVSPMRDLSKAGWVLRYRRMLGLYAWFYTSLHLLIVATYLFGWDWAITKEELSERPYIIAGFLAWVLMVPLGLTSNNWAVRRLRQNWRRLHKLVYPAAGLAWLHIAWQTRSSYFDAVFYAVLLLILFLPRIKKLLKNR, from the coding sequence ATGGTGGCACTTCGCGAAGCCCAGCAGCGGGTGGGCAAGCCGCTGCTGTTTGTGTTGTGTTTACTGCCTTTTGGCTTGTTGGCTTGGGCGGCTGTCGGTGACAGCCTGGGTCCTGACCCGGTAAAGACGCTAATTCACACCACCGGCGAGTGGTCGATTCGCTTTCTGCTGATCACCTTGGCGGTGAGTCCGATGCGGGATTTGAGTAAAGCTGGCTGGGTGCTGCGCTACCGCCGGATGCTGGGTTTGTACGCCTGGTTCTATACCAGCCTGCATTTGCTTATTGTGGCTACCTATCTGTTCGGCTGGGATTGGGCCATCACCAAAGAAGAGTTGTCCGAGCGGCCCTATATCATTGCCGGCTTCTTAGCCTGGGTATTGATGGTGCCGCTGGGGCTGACGTCGAACAACTGGGCAGTGCGGCGCCTGCGACAAAACTGGCGCCGCCTGCACAAGTTGGTTTACCCCGCTGCGGGCTTGGCGTGGCTCCATATCGCCTGGCAAACCCGCTCCAGCTACTTCGATGCGGTGTTTTATGCCGTTCTTCTGTTGATCCTGTTTTTACCCCGAATTAAAAAACTTCTCAAAAACCGTTGA
- the ilvY gene encoding HTH-type transcriptional activator IlvY, with product MNSKDLEVFIYLATSLHFGKAAQAAHLSASAVSRAVQRLEEQLGSQLLERDNRRVTLTPAGQEFLTYAEQTVQGWQAVRQRLQADKTLRGAISLFCSVTASYSVLNNILEVFRQRYPAIELKLHTGDQADALDRVAKGGEEVGITGRPEVLPDRLAFQSLTRSPLRLLVPNIPCALNDRLGHIEGEMDLALLNELPFILPERGVARELIEHWFREQSLNPGVYAQVSGHEAIVSTVGLGFGVGIVPELVLDTSFLRERVRTVAVSPPLPAMDIGIVALARRLENPLVRAFWDCALSSYRADK from the coding sequence GTGAACAGCAAAGATCTGGAGGTGTTCATCTATCTGGCCACCTCCCTGCACTTTGGCAAGGCGGCGCAGGCGGCCCACCTCAGTGCCTCGGCGGTGAGTCGGGCGGTTCAGCGCTTGGAGGAGCAACTGGGCTCGCAATTACTGGAGCGGGACAACCGTCGGGTCACGCTTACCCCAGCGGGCCAAGAGTTTCTCACCTATGCCGAGCAAACGGTGCAGGGCTGGCAGGCGGTCCGGCAGCGCTTGCAGGCGGATAAAACCCTGCGTGGCGCCATTAGCTTGTTCTGTTCGGTCACTGCCTCCTACAGTGTGCTCAACAATATTTTAGAGGTGTTTAGGCAGCGCTATCCGGCTATCGAACTCAAACTTCACACTGGTGACCAGGCCGATGCCCTGGACCGTGTTGCCAAAGGCGGAGAGGAGGTGGGCATCACTGGCCGCCCCGAGGTGCTGCCTGATCGCCTGGCTTTTCAATCCCTGACTCGCTCCCCGCTGCGGCTGTTGGTGCCCAATATTCCCTGTGCTCTCAACGACCGGCTTGGTCACATCGAGGGCGAGATGGACCTGGCGCTATTGAATGAGCTGCCGTTTATTCTTCCTGAGCGGGGTGTCGCCCGGGAGCTGATCGAACACTGGTTTCGCGAGCAATCACTAAACCCGGGAGTCTATGCGCAAGTGAGTGGTCACGAGGCCATTGTTAGCACGGTAGGGCTGGGCTTTGGGGTGGGCATCGTGCCGGAATTGGTGTTGGACACGTCATTTCTCAGGGAACGGGTGCGAACGGTGGCGGTGTCGCCACCACTGCCGGCTATGGATATTGGTATTGTGGCTCTAGCGCGCCGGCTCGAAAACCCGTTAGTTCGGGCTTTTTGGGATTGCGCCCTGTCATCGTACCGCGCCGATAAATAA
- a CDS encoding thiamine pyrophosphate-dependent dehydrogenase E1 component subunit alpha: MQATSEQQRWMYLKMVTSRYFEEATEKAYLEGKQPVFNMAAGPIPGEMHLSNGQEPCAVGVCAHLRKDDAVTATHRPHHIAIAKGVDLPRMTAEIFGKASGLSGGRGGHMHLFDTQVNFVCSGIIAEGMAPAAGAALSFKMRGEDRVAVAFIGEGACNQGAFHEVMNLAAVWQLPFICVIEDNQWGISVAKQASTAVPGNEVRAQAYGIPGYRVADNDPLAVFATAGQAIARARRGEGPTLIEIETSRLAGHFMGDAEAYRPEGEKTGAIARDPIRAMRRHLLESGVCSEGDVSVLEEDARSTVASAFDFAREADFPQPAQALDCVFV; the protein is encoded by the coding sequence ATGCAAGCGACCAGTGAACAGCAACGCTGGATGTATTTGAAAATGGTTACCAGCCGATACTTTGAGGAAGCCACCGAAAAAGCATACCTAGAGGGCAAGCAACCGGTTTTTAACATGGCAGCTGGGCCGATACCCGGTGAGATGCACCTGTCTAATGGCCAGGAACCCTGTGCAGTGGGAGTGTGCGCCCATCTGCGAAAAGACGATGCAGTGACTGCGACTCACCGCCCCCATCATATCGCCATTGCCAAGGGGGTGGATTTACCCCGTATGACGGCAGAGATCTTCGGGAAGGCCTCAGGTTTATCCGGGGGCCGTGGTGGCCATATGCACCTCTTCGACACGCAGGTGAATTTTGTATGCAGCGGCATTATTGCCGAGGGCATGGCGCCGGCGGCCGGGGCGGCACTGAGTTTTAAAATGCGCGGCGAAGATCGAGTGGCGGTTGCCTTTATTGGCGAAGGGGCGTGTAACCAGGGAGCCTTTCACGAGGTGATGAATCTGGCCGCAGTATGGCAGTTACCCTTTATCTGTGTGATTGAGGATAACCAGTGGGGGATTTCTGTCGCCAAGCAAGCATCCACGGCGGTCCCGGGCAACGAGGTTCGTGCCCAGGCGTATGGCATCCCCGGTTATCGCGTGGCGGATAACGATCCTTTGGCGGTCTTTGCCACCGCGGGGCAAGCCATAGCCCGCGCTCGGCGCGGTGAGGGGCCAACCTTGATTGAAATCGAAACCAGCCGGCTCGCAGGACACTTTATGGGGGACGCTGAAGCTTATCGCCCCGAGGGCGAAAAAACCGGGGCAATCGCCCGGGACCCTATCCGAGCCATGCGTCGACACTTGTTGGAAAGCGGCGTCTGTAGCGAGGGTGACGTGTCGGTTCTCGAGGAGGATGCTCGGTCGACGGTGGCTTCTGCCTTCGATTTCGCCCGGGAGGCGGATTTTCCGCAACCCGCTCAAGCCCTTGATTGCGTGTTCGTGTAG
- the pssA gene encoding CDP-diacylglycerol--serine O-phosphatidyltransferase: MSQDSPKQPPEDADESRKSSQFELEKEALSLIDDHEEEISVDGRTERKSGVYLLPNLFTTAALFSGFFAIVSAMHGQFVNAAVAIFAAMIFDGMDGRVARLMNAQSKFGGEFDSLSDMVSFGVAPALVVFTWGVVDLGKFGWAVSFIYVACAALRLARFNTQIDTADKNFFTGLASPPAAAVMASVVWVCAEEGWVNNDVPIELAALVGVLMALVGLLMIVNIQYNSFKGLDLRGRVPFVAMIAVVLLFSLVSVDPARMLLAAALIYAMSGPVLAVYRRFFASKS, translated from the coding sequence ATGTCCCAGGACTCGCCTAAACAACCGCCAGAGGATGCCGACGAGTCGCGCAAAAGTTCTCAGTTTGAGCTGGAGAAAGAGGCGCTGTCGCTGATCGACGATCACGAAGAAGAAATCTCCGTCGATGGCCGCACTGAGCGCAAGAGTGGTGTTTACCTGCTGCCCAACCTGTTTACCACGGCGGCGTTGTTTTCTGGGTTCTTTGCCATTGTGTCCGCCATGCACGGCCAGTTCGTCAATGCGGCGGTGGCGATCTTTGCCGCGATGATCTTCGATGGCATGGACGGCCGGGTCGCCCGCCTGATGAATGCCCAGAGCAAGTTCGGCGGCGAATTCGATAGTCTCTCCGACATGGTTTCATTTGGTGTGGCACCAGCCCTGGTGGTGTTCACCTGGGGGGTGGTGGACCTGGGCAAATTCGGTTGGGCAGTGTCCTTCATATATGTGGCCTGCGCGGCTCTTCGTCTGGCGCGCTTTAATACCCAGATTGATACCGCCGACAAGAACTTTTTCACCGGCCTGGCCAGCCCGCCGGCGGCGGCGGTGATGGCCAGCGTGGTCTGGGTCTGCGCCGAGGAGGGCTGGGTCAACAATGATGTACCTATTGAGCTGGCGGCGCTGGTCGGCGTGTTGATGGCGCTGGTGGGCTTGCTGATGATCGTGAATATCCAGTACAACAGCTTCAAGGGGCTGGACTTGCGTGGGCGAGTTCCCTTTGTGGCGATGATCGCGGTGGTATTATTGTTCAGTCTGGTGTCGGTGGATCCGGCCCGGATGCTGCTGGCGGCGGCACTGATCTACGCCATGTCGGGGCCCGTACTGGCGGTGTATAGACGGTTTTTTGCCTCCAAGTCGTAA
- a CDS encoding alpha-ketoacid dehydrogenase subunit beta, with amino-acid sequence MTEKKRRLTIARAMSEAIAQNMRADPTVFVMGEDIGKLGGVFGTTQGLLEEFGEERIRDTPISETAFIGAAVGAATQGMRPIAELMFVDFFGVCMDAIYNLAAKNAYFSGGAQPCPMVLMTAVGGGYSDGGQHSQCLYGTFAHLPGMKVVSPSNAYDAKGLMNAAIADNNPVVFMFHKGLQGMGWLGTEPGSIVHVPTESYTLPLGSGKIVREGDHLTIAALGPGVHQALAAAKTLEAEGVSAEVLDLRSLVPLDRELLFASVQKTGRLLVVDEDYQSFGVSGELIASVVERDVSILRASPARVAYPDIPIPFTPPMEQYALPNSEKIHAAACRML; translated from the coding sequence ATGACTGAAAAGAAACGCCGTTTGACTATTGCCAGAGCAATGTCAGAAGCCATTGCCCAGAACATGCGTGCCGACCCGACGGTTTTTGTGATGGGGGAGGATATCGGCAAACTGGGTGGGGTGTTCGGTACTACCCAGGGTTTGTTGGAAGAATTTGGTGAAGAGCGTATTCGCGATACCCCAATATCGGAAACCGCGTTTATTGGTGCGGCGGTGGGCGCCGCTACCCAGGGTATGCGTCCCATCGCCGAGCTTATGTTTGTGGACTTCTTTGGTGTGTGTATGGACGCGATCTATAACCTTGCCGCCAAGAATGCCTATTTTTCTGGCGGGGCTCAGCCTTGCCCAATGGTACTGATGACCGCAGTGGGGGGCGGTTACAGCGATGGTGGGCAGCACAGCCAGTGTTTGTATGGCACCTTTGCCCATCTACCGGGAATGAAAGTGGTATCACCCTCCAATGCTTACGATGCCAAGGGGCTGATGAACGCGGCTATCGCTGATAATAACCCGGTAGTGTTTATGTTTCACAAGGGCCTGCAAGGTATGGGGTGGCTCGGCACTGAGCCCGGCTCTATCGTTCATGTCCCCACAGAATCCTACACGCTGCCGCTGGGTAGCGGGAAAATTGTACGTGAGGGCGATCACCTGACTATTGCTGCGTTGGGGCCTGGTGTCCATCAAGCCTTGGCGGCAGCCAAAACATTGGAGGCGGAGGGGGTCTCGGCCGAAGTATTGGACCTGCGTTCATTGGTGCCCTTGGATCGCGAGCTATTGTTTGCGTCGGTACAAAAGACCGGCCGCTTACTGGTGGTGGATGAGGACTATCAGAGCTTTGGTGTCAGCGGTGAGCTGATCGCATCGGTGGTGGAGCGCGATGTCTCAATCCTTCGCGCCTCGCCAGCGCGGGTAGCCTACCCCGATATCCCGATACCTTTTACGCCGCCCATGGAGCAGTACGCGCTGCCCAATAGCGAAAAAATCCATGCTGCGGCATGTCGCATGCTGTGA
- a CDS encoding wax ester/triacylglycerol synthase family O-acyltransferase — protein sequence MKQLSHTDAIFVYNETTNTPLHISPILIYDTSSAEGGVRFKDILARFEERIHKSPVFRQKLVKVPFNLDSPYWINDENFDLEFHVRHLSLPKPGDWRQFCILLARLHSRPLDLNRPPWEAYIIEGLDNITGMPPGAFAMYMKIHHSAIDGATGNQMIEALHDLEPYPQTQHTPTPWQGEAPPSDFTLLKNAYFNALKSPRQAMRVAKHAYRSHKEGKKGYKGKAFTNHEVKDRIRFNEAVTPHRVFGGFRMDLQELKYIKNTVAEGTLNDVLLSIVGGAMRRYLAEKSELPENSLVAGVPISTRDADNHNAEGGNQVAGMRLHLRTDIADPVERLKLIHQDAVSSKAYANAIGVERMATIIDSIPSGLASVGMRVAAGTHLAARTPMLHTIVTNVPGPQFPMYMAGARAGLWLGAGCPLDGTGLFHTINSYYGSVCLAFICCREMMPDPDFYHQCITGAYHELLEAAQAIEAKAANSPRGKVEAAPKPKARKARSA from the coding sequence ATGAAGCAACTGAGCCACACGGATGCCATTTTCGTTTACAACGAAACCACCAACACCCCACTGCATATCAGCCCTATCCTTATCTATGACACCAGCAGCGCCGAAGGCGGCGTCAGATTTAAGGATATTCTTGCCCGCTTTGAAGAGCGCATCCACAAGTCTCCGGTGTTTCGCCAGAAGCTGGTCAAAGTGCCCTTCAATCTGGACAGCCCCTATTGGATCAACGACGAGAATTTTGACCTCGAGTTTCACGTCCGCCATCTGTCGCTGCCCAAACCCGGCGACTGGCGCCAGTTTTGTATTTTGCTGGCCCGACTCCACAGCCGCCCTCTGGACCTCAACCGGCCACCCTGGGAGGCCTATATCATCGAAGGCCTGGACAATATCACCGGCATGCCACCCGGTGCCTTTGCGATGTATATGAAAATCCACCACAGCGCCATCGACGGCGCCACTGGCAACCAGATGATTGAGGCCCTGCACGATCTTGAGCCCTACCCACAAACCCAACACACCCCGACACCCTGGCAGGGCGAGGCGCCGCCCAGCGACTTCACCTTGCTGAAAAACGCTTATTTCAACGCACTCAAATCCCCGCGACAGGCCATGCGGGTAGCCAAGCACGCCTACCGCTCCCACAAGGAAGGTAAAAAAGGCTACAAGGGCAAAGCGTTTACCAACCATGAAGTCAAAGACCGTATTCGCTTCAATGAGGCAGTGACGCCACACCGAGTGTTCGGCGGCTTCCGCATGGACTTACAGGAGCTGAAGTACATTAAGAATACCGTAGCCGAGGGCACCCTGAACGACGTGCTGCTGAGCATTGTGGGGGGCGCCATGCGCCGCTATTTGGCAGAGAAAAGCGAACTCCCAGAAAACTCTCTGGTGGCCGGCGTCCCCATCAGTACTCGCGACGCTGACAACCACAACGCCGAAGGTGGCAACCAAGTGGCGGGCATGCGTTTGCACCTGCGCACCGATATTGCCGACCCGGTAGAGCGCTTAAAGCTGATCCACCAAGACGCGGTATCCTCAAAAGCCTACGCCAATGCCATTGGCGTCGAGCGCATGGCAACGATTATTGACTCGATCCCCTCGGGGCTCGCCTCGGTCGGCATGCGAGTCGCGGCCGGTACCCATTTAGCGGCTCGCACTCCCATGCTGCATACCATTGTTACCAATGTGCCCGGCCCCCAGTTCCCCATGTATATGGCGGGAGCCCGGGCCGGTCTGTGGTTGGGTGCAGGCTGCCCGTTGGATGGCACCGGGCTGTTCCACACCATCAACAGTTACTACGGCAGTGTTTGCCTGGCCTTTATTTGCTGCCGGGAAATGATGCCGGACCCCGACTTCTACCATCAGTGCATTACCGGCGCCTACCACGAGCTGCTGGAGGCCGCGCAAGCCATCGAAGCCAAAGCAGCCAACAGTCCGCGAGGAAAAGTGGAGGCCGCGCCAAAACCCAAAGCGCGCAAAGCCCGCTCTGCCTAA
- the ilvC gene encoding ketol-acid reductoisomerase has translation MGQNYFNTLPLRLQLEELGKCRFMERSEFADGCNYLKGKKIVIVGCGSQGLNQGLNLRDSGLDVSYALRPDAIEQQRQSWKNATENGFTVGTYEELIPTADVVMNLTPDKQHTSVVNAVMPLMKDGACLDYAHGFNLVEEGMQIRSDITVVMMCPKCPGTEVREEYKRGFGVPTLIAVHRENDPKGEGLAIAKALASGTGGDRAGVLESSPIAEVKSDLMGEQTILCGMLQTGAILCFDKMVEEGIEPGYASKLIQYGWETVTEGLKHGGITNMMDRLSNPAKIKAFDLSEELKDIMRPLYEKHQDDIISGHFSKTMMEDWANDDKNLLNWRAATAETAFEKTPSTDADISEQEYYDHGILLIAMCKAGVELAFECMVAAGMKPESAYYESLHETPLIANTIARRKLYEMNVVISDTAEYGCYLFDHACRPLLKDFMSKVSTDVIGKGLNVKDNGVDNQELIAVNAAVRNHPVEVVGRKLRSYMTEMKKIV, from the coding sequence ATGGGCCAGAACTACTTCAACACCTTGCCGCTGCGCCTGCAGCTGGAAGAACTGGGTAAATGCCGCTTTATGGAGCGCAGCGAGTTCGCTGACGGCTGCAACTACCTGAAAGGCAAAAAGATTGTCATCGTAGGCTGTGGCTCACAGGGCCTGAACCAGGGCTTGAACCTGCGCGACTCAGGCCTGGACGTGTCTTACGCCCTGCGCCCCGACGCTATTGAGCAACAGCGCCAAAGCTGGAAGAACGCGACTGAAAACGGCTTTACCGTCGGCACCTATGAAGAGTTGATCCCCACGGCCGACGTGGTCATGAACTTGACTCCAGACAAGCAGCACACCTCTGTCGTCAACGCGGTCATGCCTTTGATGAAAGACGGCGCCTGCCTGGATTACGCCCACGGCTTCAACCTGGTTGAAGAAGGCATGCAAATCCGCAGCGACATCACCGTAGTAATGATGTGCCCCAAATGCCCCGGTACCGAGGTGCGCGAAGAGTACAAGCGGGGCTTTGGTGTTCCCACGCTGATTGCCGTTCACCGGGAAAACGACCCCAAAGGCGAAGGCTTAGCCATTGCCAAGGCGCTGGCCTCTGGCACCGGCGGCGATCGCGCCGGGGTACTGGAGTCCTCCCCCATCGCCGAGGTGAAATCTGACCTGATGGGCGAGCAAACCATCCTCTGCGGCATGCTGCAGACTGGCGCCATCCTGTGCTTTGACAAAATGGTAGAAGAAGGCATTGAGCCCGGTTACGCCTCCAAGCTGATTCAATACGGCTGGGAGACCGTCACTGAGGGTCTCAAGCACGGCGGTATCACCAACATGATGGACCGGCTGAGCAACCCCGCCAAGATCAAAGCCTTTGATCTCTCTGAAGAACTCAAAGACATCATGCGTCCGCTCTACGAGAAGCATCAGGACGACATCATCAGCGGCCACTTCTCCAAAACCATGATGGAAGACTGGGCCAACGACGACAAAAACCTGTTGAACTGGCGCGCTGCAACGGCGGAAACCGCCTTTGAGAAGACGCCGTCCACCGACGCCGATATCTCCGAGCAGGAATACTACGACCACGGCATTTTGCTGATTGCCATGTGTAAAGCCGGCGTCGAGCTGGCCTTCGAGTGCATGGTGGCCGCCGGCATGAAGCCCGAGTCCGCCTACTACGAGTCTCTGCACGAGACACCGCTGATTGCCAACACTATCGCGCGCCGCAAGCTGTACGAGATGAATGTGGTGATCTCTGACACTGCTGAGTACGGCTGCTACCTTTTCGATCACGCCTGCCGTCCGCTGCTGAAAGACTTCATGAGCAAAGTCTCCACCGACGTTATCGGCAAAGGCCTGAACGTTAAGGACAACGGCGTTGACAACCAGGAGCTGATCGCGGTGAACGCCGCCGTTCGCAACCACCCGGTTGAAGTGGTCGGCCGCAAACTGCGCAGCTACATGACGGAAATGAAGAAAATCGTCTAA